A stretch of the Mycolicibacterium celeriflavum genome encodes the following:
- a CDS encoding HNH endonuclease — translation MFDTAELAAVDPTADEAALVEQISWLERVKSAAAAGQARAAALLDAKRRAAESAAGVPAAKRGRGLAGEVALARHDSPTRGGRHLGLAKALVHEMPHTLAALQRGALSEWRATLIVRESACLDIEDRRTLDAEMCADVAALAGKGDARIVAQAKEIAARLDVQAVVDRAAKAEADRTVTIRPAPDTMTYVTVLLPVRQGVAVYAALKRQADTTFDDRSRGQVMADTAYERITGRPAEVAEPVVVNLVMSDQTLLGDDDSPALLDGYGPIPADVARRMVTAAGFDKRSAVMLRRLYRRPASGALVAMESRSRCFPRGLARFIALRDQRCRTPYCDAPIRHTDHAVPRSRGGPTHRVNGVGLCERCNYEKEAPGWQVSPSEVDGVHHAEFVTPTGAHHHSLAPPPPGPPVAEISEVESQVAIALTDLHAA, via the coding sequence ATGTTCGATACAGCGGAGCTTGCGGCAGTCGACCCGACCGCCGACGAGGCGGCGTTGGTCGAGCAGATCTCGTGGCTGGAGCGGGTGAAGTCGGCTGCGGCGGCCGGCCAAGCCCGGGCGGCGGCGTTGTTGGACGCCAAGCGCCGCGCCGCCGAATCCGCCGCCGGCGTGCCGGCTGCCAAACGGGGCCGCGGCCTGGCCGGCGAGGTCGCCCTGGCCCGGCATGATTCGCCGACACGTGGGGGTCGGCATCTGGGGTTGGCCAAGGCGCTGGTGCATGAGATGCCCCATACGTTGGCGGCGTTGCAGCGCGGCGCGCTCTCGGAGTGGCGAGCCACGCTGATCGTGCGTGAGTCGGCCTGCCTCGACATCGAGGACCGCCGCACCCTGGACGCCGAGATGTGCGCCGATGTCGCCGCTTTGGCGGGAAAGGGCGACGCGCGGATCGTTGCGCAGGCCAAGGAGATCGCCGCTCGGCTGGACGTTCAGGCGGTGGTCGATCGGGCGGCCAAGGCTGAGGCAGACCGCACTGTCACCATCCGGCCCGCCCCCGACACCATGACTTATGTGACTGTCCTGCTGCCGGTGCGACAGGGCGTTGCGGTTTACGCGGCGCTCAAACGCCAGGCCGACACGACGTTCGATGATCGCTCGCGCGGGCAAGTCATGGCCGACACTGCCTACGAGCGGATCACCGGCCGACCCGCCGAGGTCGCCGAACCCGTCGTGGTCAACCTCGTTATGTCGGATCAAACGCTGCTCGGCGACGATGACAGCCCTGCACTCCTCGACGGCTACGGCCCGATCCCGGCCGACGTGGCACGCAGAATGGTCACCGCGGCCGGGTTCGACAAGCGGTCAGCGGTCATGCTGCGGCGGCTGTATCGGCGCCCGGCCAGCGGCGCGTTGGTCGCGATGGAGTCGCGTTCTCGGTGCTTCCCGAGGGGCTTGGCGCGCTTCATCGCGCTGCGCGACCAACGCTGTCGCACTCCGTACTGTGACGCCCCGATCCGCCATACCGACCATGCCGTGCCCCGAAGCCGGGGCGGCCCTACCCATCGGGTCAACGGGGTGGGCTTGTGCGAACGCTGCAACTACGAGAAGGAAGCACCCGGCTGGCAGGTCAGCCCCAGCGAGGTCGACGGCGTGCACCACGCCGAGTTCGTGACACCCACCGGTGCACACCACCACTCACTTGCACCGCCACCACCCGGACCACCGGTGGCGGAGATCAGCGAAGTCGAATCTCAGGTCGCCATCGCGCTGACCGACTTACACGCCGCGTAG
- a CDS encoding nitrate/nitrite transporter, with the protein MPVKTLRRSRTIENWDAEDVEAWESGGKQIANRNLIWSIFAEHVGFSVWSIWSVMVLFMPQDIYGIDAAGKFYLVAVPTLVGAVMRIPYTIAPAKFGGRNWTIVSALLLLIPAVMTLWAMTQPDTTYTTFMIVAAFAGFGGGNFASSMTNINAFYPQRLKGWALGLNAGGGNIGVPVMQLVGLLVIATVSNTAAEAVCAIYLVLIGLAALGAALFMDNLGNQRSNISAMAEALRFKHSWVMSFLYIGTFGSFIGFSFAFGQVLQINFLAGGDTPAQASLHAAQIAFIGPLLGSISRPFGGKLADRIGGGKITLYTFVAMIFAAGVLVTAGTLDDGAPGAPSSAQMIAYVVGFILLFILSGLGNGSTYKMIPSIFEAKAQGRDDWSRDEKASWSRSMSGALIGFAGAIGALGGVFINVVLRASYVSDAKSATNAFWVFLAFYVICAIVTWFVFLRMQTPRTRAGEQFDSAASPVPA; encoded by the coding sequence ATGCCTGTGAAGACTCTGCGCCGCAGCCGCACGATCGAGAACTGGGACGCCGAAGACGTCGAGGCATGGGAATCCGGTGGCAAGCAGATCGCCAACCGCAACCTGATCTGGTCGATCTTCGCCGAGCACGTCGGCTTCTCGGTGTGGTCGATCTGGTCGGTGATGGTGCTGTTCATGCCGCAGGACATCTACGGCATCGACGCGGCGGGCAAGTTCTATCTGGTCGCAGTGCCCACCCTGGTCGGCGCCGTCATGCGCATTCCTTACACCATCGCCCCGGCCAAGTTCGGCGGCCGCAACTGGACCATCGTCAGCGCCCTGCTGCTGCTCATCCCGGCGGTGATGACGCTGTGGGCGATGACGCAGCCCGACACGACGTACACCACGTTCATGATCGTCGCGGCCTTCGCCGGTTTCGGCGGCGGCAACTTCGCCTCGTCGATGACCAACATCAACGCGTTCTATCCGCAGCGCCTCAAGGGCTGGGCGCTCGGCCTGAACGCAGGCGGCGGAAACATCGGCGTCCCGGTCATGCAGCTGGTCGGCCTGCTGGTGATCGCCACCGTCAGCAACACCGCGGCCGAAGCCGTCTGCGCCATCTACCTCGTGCTGATCGGGCTCGCCGCGCTGGGCGCCGCACTGTTCATGGACAACCTCGGCAACCAGCGGTCCAACATCAGCGCAATGGCAGAGGCGTTGCGGTTCAAGCACTCCTGGGTGATGAGCTTCCTCTACATCGGCACGTTCGGCTCGTTCATCGGGTTCTCGTTCGCGTTCGGTCAGGTGCTACAGATCAACTTCCTCGCCGGCGGCGACACCCCGGCTCAGGCATCGCTGCACGCCGCCCAGATCGCGTTCATTGGGCCGCTGCTCGGCTCGATCTCCCGGCCGTTCGGTGGCAAGCTGGCCGACCGAATCGGCGGCGGCAAGATCACGCTCTACACGTTCGTGGCAATGATTTTCGCCGCGGGCGTGCTGGTAACCGCGGGAACTCTGGATGATGGCGCCCCTGGAGCCCCGTCGAGCGCGCAGATGATCGCCTACGTCGTCGGATTCATCTTGCTGTTCATCCTTTCAGGTCTCGGCAACGGCTCGACCTACAAGATGATCCCGTCGATCTTCGAAGCCAAGGCGCAAGGCCGCGACGACTGGAGCCGCGACGAAAAGGCCTCCTGGTCCCGCAGCATGTCCGGTGCGCTGATCGGGTTCGCCGGAGCGATCGGCGCCCTCGGCGGCGTGTTCATCAACGTGGTGCTGCGCGCGTCCTACGTCAGCGATGCCAAGTCCGCGACCAACGCCTTCTGGGTGTTCCTCGCCTTCTACGTGATCTGCGCGATCGTCACCTGGTTCGTGTTCCTCCGCATGCAAACCCCTCGGACCCGCGCCGGCGAGCAGTTCGACAGCGCGGCATCGCCGGTACCGGCCTGA
- a CDS encoding bifunctional nitrate reductase/sulfite reductase flavoprotein subunit alpha yields MVTRTACSYCGVGCGIEVHTTTDRETGRPVIARVAGDKLHPANFGRLCTKGATHAEMMRADDGRLTSAFLRPTRDEELVPMPVDDAVAEAGRRLRAIVDEHGPDAVALYVSGQMSIEAQYLATKLAKGFLRTVHIESNSRLCMASAGTGFKQSLGADGPPGSYSDFDCTDLFFVIGSNMADCHPILYLRMADRLKAGAKLIVVDPRRTTTAERADLFLQIRPGTDLALLNGLLHLLVESGDIDRDFIKEHTDGWDAMPTFLADYTPDRVAAVTGLAEADIRTAARMIAEAGEWLSCWTMGLNQSTHGTWNTNAICNLHLATGAICRPGSGPMSLTGQPNAMGGREMGYMGPGLPGQRSVTSAEDRAFVEEQWNLAPGTIRSDVGPGTIDMFRQLADGDVKACWIICTNPVATVANRSTVIAGLEAADLVITQDAYRTTATNTYADIVLPAALWAESDAVMVNSERNLTLLQQSIPAAGQARPDWQLICQVAAHMGFGEHFSYTSSEQIFDEIRRFWNPKTGYDLRGISYARLRQTPVQWPAPQDDEADRHPVRYLNDGVSQEYFVDEHGHAPRLAFATPSRRAVFYARPHMDPRELPDDDYPLVLNTGRLQHQWHTMTKTGLVDSLNKLDSGPFVEIHPDDALTLGIDDGQRVEVTSRRGRAVLPAVVTDRVQPGSCFAPFHWNDDHGVNLTINALTNDAVDPDSLQPEFKACAVNLLPVASPTLTEHETLYVAGFFSGLAEGHSDVPTLPDAAPLSAEARQWINTLLATQSRHPSEDPIVRPHSGDGPLVLWASQTGTAQDFAARLADRLDGAQLVNMNDMAPADLAAAHDVVVVTSTFGDGEPPDNGAGFWHRLEGAEAPVLVGVRYAVLGIGDRSYDNFCGHAKALDAKLADLGATRLLDRAECEAYEDEPMQRWADDLTALLNPGITPSPPAGSVSILARPATVAQPFTRARPIVAPLSRNAVLTGSASRKEVRQLGFDISQHEISYAAGDSLGVCPTNDPAVVDAWLAATGMPGQHAIEVDGTEHSLRDALLSHYDFCRVTPDLLRFIAEHSRDAKSLLAPKAKLDKWLRGRNGLDLVQEFVVHADPDEWREVLVRLTPRSYSISSSPLVSPHEVQLTVSVVRYRSVHGGRRGGVCSTFLADRASSAPVFLQRSPHFRPPEDGSIPMIMVGPGTGVAPFRGFLQERRALGHRGPNWLFFGDQHRSQNYYYRDDFEDMARDGLLDRLDLAFSRDQKSRVYVQHRMLDRGADIWRWLDDGAHFYVCGDATRMARDVDAALTTIIERHGGMSHEQAHDYKRELVGTKRYVRDVY; encoded by the coding sequence ATGGTCACCCGCACGGCGTGCTCCTACTGCGGCGTAGGCTGCGGCATCGAGGTGCACACAACGACCGACCGCGAGACCGGCAGACCAGTCATCGCGCGAGTGGCCGGAGACAAGTTGCACCCGGCCAACTTCGGCAGATTGTGCACCAAGGGCGCCACGCACGCCGAGATGATGCGCGCCGACGACGGCCGGTTGACATCGGCGTTCCTGCGGCCCACCCGGGACGAGGAACTGGTCCCCATGCCCGTCGACGACGCGGTCGCCGAGGCGGGCCGGCGGCTGCGAGCCATCGTCGACGAGCACGGTCCCGACGCCGTCGCGCTCTATGTATCGGGCCAGATGTCCATCGAGGCCCAATATCTGGCGACCAAACTGGCCAAGGGCTTTCTGCGCACCGTGCACATCGAGTCGAACTCACGACTGTGCATGGCGAGCGCGGGCACCGGCTTCAAGCAGTCGTTGGGCGCCGACGGCCCGCCGGGTTCCTACAGCGACTTCGACTGCACCGACCTGTTTTTCGTCATCGGCTCCAACATGGCCGACTGCCACCCGATTCTGTACCTGCGGATGGCCGACCGGCTCAAGGCCGGTGCCAAGCTGATCGTCGTCGACCCCCGCCGCACCACCACCGCCGAACGCGCCGACTTGTTCCTCCAGATCAGACCCGGCACCGACCTGGCACTGCTCAACGGCCTGCTCCACTTGCTGGTTGAAAGCGGAGACATCGACCGCGATTTCATCAAAGAGCACACCGACGGCTGGGACGCCATGCCGACGTTTCTCGCCGATTACACCCCTGACCGGGTTGCCGCCGTCACCGGCCTCGCCGAGGCCGACATCCGGACGGCCGCAAGGATGATCGCCGAGGCGGGGGAGTGGCTGAGTTGCTGGACGATGGGGCTCAACCAAAGCACCCACGGCACGTGGAACACCAACGCGATCTGCAACCTGCACCTGGCCACCGGCGCGATCTGCCGACCGGGCAGCGGGCCGATGTCGCTGACCGGGCAGCCCAACGCGATGGGCGGACGCGAAATGGGCTACATGGGACCGGGATTGCCCGGCCAGCGCTCGGTGACCTCGGCGGAAGACCGTGCGTTCGTCGAGGAGCAGTGGAACTTGGCACCCGGCACGATCCGTTCCGACGTGGGCCCCGGCACCATCGACATGTTCCGTCAGCTCGCCGACGGCGATGTCAAGGCATGCTGGATCATCTGCACCAATCCCGTTGCCACGGTTGCCAACCGGTCGACCGTCATCGCCGGGCTGGAGGCGGCCGATCTGGTCATCACCCAGGACGCCTACCGCACCACGGCGACCAACACCTACGCCGACATCGTGCTGCCCGCCGCGCTGTGGGCGGAGTCCGACGCGGTGATGGTCAACTCCGAACGCAACCTGACGTTGCTGCAACAGTCCATTCCGGCGGCGGGTCAGGCCCGCCCGGACTGGCAGTTGATCTGTCAGGTGGCCGCGCACATGGGGTTCGGCGAGCACTTCTCCTACACCTCCAGCGAACAGATCTTCGACGAGATCCGGCGGTTCTGGAATCCGAAGACGGGATACGACCTGCGCGGCATCAGCTATGCGCGGCTACGACAGACACCGGTGCAGTGGCCCGCCCCGCAGGACGACGAGGCGGACCGGCATCCCGTCCGCTACCTCAACGACGGCGTCAGCCAGGAGTACTTCGTCGACGAGCACGGACACGCTCCGCGCCTCGCGTTCGCGACGCCGTCGCGCCGCGCGGTCTTCTACGCGCGTCCGCACATGGACCCCCGGGAACTGCCCGATGACGACTATCCGTTGGTTCTCAACACCGGTCGGCTGCAACATCAATGGCACACCATGACCAAGACGGGTTTGGTCGACTCCCTCAACAAGCTCGACTCCGGGCCGTTCGTCGAGATCCACCCCGACGATGCGCTGACGCTCGGCATCGACGATGGTCAGCGCGTCGAGGTCACGTCGCGGCGCGGACGAGCGGTGCTGCCCGCAGTCGTCACCGACCGGGTGCAACCGGGAAGTTGTTTCGCGCCGTTCCACTGGAACGACGACCACGGCGTGAATCTCACCATCAACGCGCTGACCAACGACGCCGTCGATCCCGACTCGCTGCAGCCGGAGTTCAAAGCCTGCGCGGTCAACCTGCTGCCGGTCGCTTCGCCGACGCTCACCGAACATGAAACGCTCTATGTCGCAGGGTTTTTCAGCGGCCTGGCCGAGGGTCATTCCGATGTGCCGACGCTGCCCGATGCCGCGCCGCTGAGCGCCGAGGCGCGGCAGTGGATCAACACTCTGCTCGCCACGCAGTCGCGCCATCCGTCCGAGGACCCGATCGTGCGGCCGCACTCGGGCGACGGTCCTCTCGTGCTGTGGGCCTCTCAGACCGGAACCGCGCAGGACTTCGCGGCGCGGCTGGCCGACCGGCTCGACGGGGCGCAGCTGGTGAACATGAACGACATGGCGCCCGCCGACCTGGCCGCGGCTCACGACGTGGTGGTCGTCACCAGCACCTTCGGCGACGGTGAGCCGCCCGACAACGGTGCCGGCTTCTGGCACCGCCTCGAGGGCGCGGAGGCCCCCGTGCTGGTGGGTGTGCGGTACGCGGTGCTCGGCATCGGCGACCGGTCCTACGACAACTTCTGCGGGCACGCCAAGGCGCTCGACGCCAAACTGGCCGACCTCGGCGCCACCCGGTTGCTCGACCGCGCCGAGTGCGAAGCCTACGAGGACGAGCCAATGCAGCGATGGGCCGACGACCTGACCGCGTTGCTCAATCCCGGCATCACGCCCTCGCCACCTGCCGGAAGTGTCTCGATCCTCGCGCGCCCCGCCACTGTCGCGCAGCCGTTCACCCGCGCGCGGCCCATCGTCGCGCCGCTGTCGAGGAACGCGGTCCTGACCGGGTCGGCATCGCGGAAAGAAGTGCGCCAGTTGGGCTTCGACATCTCTCAGCACGAGATCAGCTACGCCGCGGGCGATTCACTGGGAGTGTGCCCCACCAACGACCCCGCGGTCGTCGATGCGTGGCTGGCGGCCACCGGAATGCCGGGTCAACACGCGATCGAGGTGGACGGCACCGAACACTCGCTGCGTGATGCGCTGCTGTCGCACTACGACTTCTGCCGAGTCACACCAGACCTGCTGCGCTTCATCGCCGAACACAGCCGCGACGCCAAATCCTTGCTGGCTCCCAAAGCCAAGCTCGACAAGTGGCTGCGGGGCCGCAACGGCCTCGACCTGGTCCAGGAGTTCGTCGTGCACGCCGACCCGGACGAATGGCGCGAGGTGCTGGTGCGGCTGACGCCGCGCAGCTATTCGATTTCGTCGAGCCCGCTGGTCAGTCCACACGAGGTGCAGTTGACGGTGTCGGTGGTGCGCTACCGCAGCGTCCACGGTGGCCGGCGGGGTGGGGTCTGCTCGACGTTCCTCGCCGATCGCGCGTCGTCGGCACCGGTCTTTCTGCAACGCTCGCCGCACTTCCGCCCGCCGGAGGACGGCTCGATCCCGATGATCATGGTCGGGCCGGGTACGGGGGTGGCGCCGTTCCGCGGGTTCCTGCAGGAACGACGCGCACTCGGCCACCGCGGCCCCAACTGGTTGTTCTTCGGTGACCAGCACCGCAGCCAGAACTACTACTACCGCGACGATTTCGAGGACATGGCGCGCGACGGCCTCCTGGACCGGTTGGACCTCGCATTCTCCCGCGACCAGAAATCGCGGGTGTACGTCCAGCACAGGATGCTCGACCGCGGCGCCGATATCTGGCGCTGGCTCGACGACGGGGCGCACTTCTACGTCTGCGGTGATGCCACCCGCATGGCCCGCGACGTCGACGCCGCACTGACCACGATCATCGAGAGACACGGCGGCATGTCGCACGAGCAGGCCCATGACTACAAACGCGAACTGGTCGGGACCAAACGCTACGTGCGGGACGTGTACTGA